The following are encoded in a window of Salvelinus fontinalis isolate EN_2023a chromosome 40, ASM2944872v1, whole genome shotgun sequence genomic DNA:
- the LOC129839967 gene encoding protein turtle homolog B-like encodes MVSPTNAVWGQRVTLTCRTTCPLSDNPNPTYIWYKNGQRLDEPTIQQYSVFSSFTHSYSCAVKGHKDLHSPAVCVLGKTCFNVSICALKGSTVELPCTYQHPSYRVVSEPNWYIQEKYNETPKMLSSVPEFAGRAEYLGTKEKDCTLRITDLRESDSPEYWFTFKTQTQLDWDNFLQREMRVRLSVTGLQVKASSAMVTEGKAVILTCRTTCTLTDNPNPTYIWYRNGQLVNTQDNYLFLDPVSREDAGSYSCIAKGYENLHSADETLTVICKYL; translated from the exons ATGGTGTCTCCCACCAACGCAGTGTGGGGACAGAGGGTAacactgacctgtagaaccacCTGTCCTCTGAGTGACAACCCcaaccccacctacatctggtacaagaatGGACAACGTCTAGATGAACCCACCATTCAACAATACTCTGTTTTCAGTTCTTTTACACACAgttactcctgtgctgtaaaAGGCCACAAGGATCTGCactctcctgcagtgt GTGTTCTGGGTAAGACCTGTTTCAACGTGAGTATCTGTGCCTTGAAGGGGTCAACAGTGGAACTGCCCTGCACATATCAACATCCAAGTTATCGTGTGGTCTCAGAACCAAACTGGTATATCCAAGAGAAATATAATGAGACGCCTAAAATGCTGAGCTCGGTGCCAGAGTTTGCAGGTCGTGCTGAGTACCTTGGGACTAAAGAGAAAGACTGCACCCTGAgaatcacagacctgagagagagtgaCTCACCTGAGTACTGGTTCACATTCAAGACTCAGACGCAACTCGATTGGGATAATTTCCTTCAAAGAGAGATGCGtgtcaggctgtctgtcacag gtcTGCAGGTGAAGGCGTCTTCTGCCATGGTGACAGAAGGAAAGGCGGtgatactgacctgtagaaccacctgtactctgactgacaaccccaaccccacctacatctggtacaGGAACGGACAACTCGTGAACACCCAAGATAACTACCTGTTCCTAGACCCAGTCAGCAGAGAGGATGCAGGCAGCTACTCCTGTATTGCAAAAGGATATGAGAATCTCCACTCTGCTGACGAGACTCTCACTGTCATTTGTAAGTATTTGTAA
- the LOC129839956 gene encoding extracellular serine/threonine protein kinase FAM20C-like isoform X1 — translation MRWYTRRRSRTVCLSLAVASLSLHLLLTVLSRSVYQNHCDAPSPRQTHHHTLRALVDTNYTSRMSDNHTSYSKIIPDTRKVDSSHMDINGPHKMAEKDAVTTRMAVKVGHGRKEKGPVDSLNMTVRVGKFGSMGMKPMGSGMSKLEALFSHPLYNMPTPPIHEDDWLLKVKPKGKARETSTQMWVSDSDIGDDSAHWNRSSDSHPPWLRFHLGISRWQLYPHLDPNMASLAQQLSTHRIVSAVQKSGGTQLKLVMSFPNYGQAMLKPMKQERDEETNFNLYYFSDFERHNAEIAAFHLDRVLGYRRIPPAVGRLIDVVTEIKDITTDHKLARTFFTSPVNNVCFYGQCSYYCSTEHAVCGRPQNLEASLAMMLPDPSLATRRTWRSPWKRSYSRRKLAVWEKDPDYCDTVKKTPPYNKGTRLVDLIDMTILDFLMGNMDRHHYETFEKFGNNTFLLHLDNGRAFGRHSKDEPSILTPLEQCCRIRRSTLLHLRLLSLPQYRLSDVMRDSLSHDPLFSVAPLLSELHLSALDRRLVTVLQTVSRCQERQRSRHGEGDDDVIYDDVTDYKTLVKHVTPAG, via the exons ATGAGGTGGTATACACGCCGTCGCTCTCGGACTGTCTGTCTATCGCTGGCcgttgcctccctctctctccatctcctcctcaccGTCCTATCCCGCTCCGTCTACCAGAACCACTGTGATGCCCCCTCCCCTCGtcagacacaccaccacaccctccGAGCCCTGGTGGATACCAACTACACCTCCAGGATGTCGGACAACCACACCAGCTATTCCAAGATAATCCCGGACACCAGAAAAGTGGACTCTTCCCATATGGACATCAATGGCCCTCATAAAATGGCCGAAAAGGACGCTGTCACAACCAGAATGGCCGTCAAGGTAGGTCACGGACGTAAGGAGAAAGGGCCTGTAGACTCACTCAACATGACGGTAAGGGTAGGAAAGTTTGGCTCGATGGGGATGAAGCCTATGGGGTCCGGGATGTCGAAATTAGAGGCTCTTTTTAGCCACCCGCTCTACAACATGCCAACCCCGCCCATCCATGAAGATGATTGGCTGCTGAAGGTGAAGCCCAAAGGGAAGGCGCGCGAGACGAGCACACAGATGTG GGTGAGTGACAGTGACATTGGCGATGACTCAGCCCATTGGAACAGGAGCAGTGACAGCCACCCCCCCTGGCTGAGGTTCCATCTTGGTATCTCCCGTTGGCAGCTCTACCCCCACCTGGACCCCAACATGGCATCTCTTGCTCAGCAGCTCAGCACACACCGTATCGTCAGCGCAG tgcagAAGTCTGGAGGGACACAGCTCAAGCTGGTGATGTCATTTCCTAACTACGGACAGGCCATGCTCAAACCAATGAA ACAAGAGCGTGATGAGGAGACCAACTTCAACCTCTACTACTTCTCTGACTTTGAGAGACACAACGCAGAGATCGCTGCTTTTCACCTGGACAG ggTGTTGGGTTACAGGCGGATCCCCCCAGCCGTAGGAAGGCTGATTGACGTGGTAACAGAGATCAAAGACATCACCACTGACCACAAACTGGCCCGGACCTTCTTCACCTCTCCTG TGAATAATGTGTGTTTCTATGGCCAGTGTTCCTACTACTGCAGTACGGAGCACGCTGTGTGTGGTCGACCCCAGAACCTGGAAGCCTCCCTGGCCATGATGCTGCCAGACCCCTCCCTGGCCACCAGACGTACCTGGAGGTCTCCCTGGAAACGCTCCTACAGCCGCAGAAAACTGGCAGT GTGGGAGAAAGACCCAGACTACTGTGACACAGTGAAGAAGACCCCACCATACAACAAGGGAACCAGACTGGTGGACCTGATAGACATGACTATACTAGACTTCCTCATGG GTAATATGGACCGACACCACTATGAGACGTTTGAGAAGTTTGGCAACAACACTTTCCTTCTGCACTTAGACAATGGGAGGGC GTTTGGACGTCACTCTAAAGATGAACCCTCTATCCTGACACCTCTGGAGCAGTGCTGCAG gaTCCGTCGCTCCACCCTCCTACATCTGCGTCTCCTCTCCCTGCCCCAGTACCGTCTCAGTGATGTCATGAGGGACTCTCTTTCCCATGATCCTCTATTCTCCGTGGCCCCCCTCCTCTCGGAGCTGCACCTCTCCGCCCTGGACCGTCGCCTAGTGACCGTGCTCCAAACCGTGAGCCGTTGCCAGGAGCGACAACGTAGTCGCCATGGAGAAGGCGATGATGATGTCATCTATGATGATGTCACTGATTATAAGACTTTGGTTAAACACGTGACACCTGCAGGGTAG
- the LOC129839956 gene encoding extracellular serine/threonine protein kinase FAM20C-like isoform X2, whose product MTVRVGKFGSMGMKPMGSGMSKLEALFSHPLYNMPTPPIHEDDWLLKVKPKGKARETSTQMWVSDSDIGDDSAHWNRSSDSHPPWLRFHLGISRWQLYPHLDPNMASLAQQLSTHRIVSAVQKSGGTQLKLVMSFPNYGQAMLKPMKQERDEETNFNLYYFSDFERHNAEIAAFHLDRVLGYRRIPPAVGRLIDVVTEIKDITTDHKLARTFFTSPALELLPLLMMKRRVHSNSPLLSPLHPPLSPLVNNVCFYGQCSYYCSTEHAVCGRPQNLEASLAMMLPDPSLATRRTWRSPWKRSYSRRKLAVWEKDPDYCDTVKKTPPYNKGTRLVDLIDMTILDFLMGNMDRHHYETFEKFGNNTFLLHLDNGRAFGRHSKDEPSILTPLEQCCRIRRSTLLHLRLLSLPQYRLSDVMRDSLSHDPLFSVAPLLSELHLSALDRRLVTVLQTVSRCQERQRSRHGEGDDDVIYDDVTDYKTLVKHVTPAG is encoded by the exons ATGACGGTAAGGGTAGGAAAGTTTGGCTCGATGGGGATGAAGCCTATGGGGTCCGGGATGTCGAAATTAGAGGCTCTTTTTAGCCACCCGCTCTACAACATGCCAACCCCGCCCATCCATGAAGATGATTGGCTGCTGAAGGTGAAGCCCAAAGGGAAGGCGCGCGAGACGAGCACACAGATGTG GGTGAGTGACAGTGACATTGGCGATGACTCAGCCCATTGGAACAGGAGCAGTGACAGCCACCCCCCCTGGCTGAGGTTCCATCTTGGTATCTCCCGTTGGCAGCTCTACCCCCACCTGGACCCCAACATGGCATCTCTTGCTCAGCAGCTCAGCACACACCGTATCGTCAGCGCAG tgcagAAGTCTGGAGGGACACAGCTCAAGCTGGTGATGTCATTTCCTAACTACGGACAGGCCATGCTCAAACCAATGAA ACAAGAGCGTGATGAGGAGACCAACTTCAACCTCTACTACTTCTCTGACTTTGAGAGACACAACGCAGAGATCGCTGCTTTTCACCTGGACAG ggTGTTGGGTTACAGGCGGATCCCCCCAGCCGTAGGAAGGCTGATTGACGTGGTAACAGAGATCAAAGACATCACCACTGACCACAAACTGGCCCGGACCTTCTTCACCTCTCCTG CTCTTGAATTGCTGCCTCTCCTGATGATGAAGAGAAGAGTGCACtcaaactctcctctcctctcccccctccatccccctctatctcccctagTGAATAATGTGTGTTTCTATGGCCAGTGTTCCTACTACTGCAGTACGGAGCACGCTGTGTGTGGTCGACCCCAGAACCTGGAAGCCTCCCTGGCCATGATGCTGCCAGACCCCTCCCTGGCCACCAGACGTACCTGGAGGTCTCCCTGGAAACGCTCCTACAGCCGCAGAAAACTGGCAGT GTGGGAGAAAGACCCAGACTACTGTGACACAGTGAAGAAGACCCCACCATACAACAAGGGAACCAGACTGGTGGACCTGATAGACATGACTATACTAGACTTCCTCATGG GTAATATGGACCGACACCACTATGAGACGTTTGAGAAGTTTGGCAACAACACTTTCCTTCTGCACTTAGACAATGGGAGGGC GTTTGGACGTCACTCTAAAGATGAACCCTCTATCCTGACACCTCTGGAGCAGTGCTGCAG gaTCCGTCGCTCCACCCTCCTACATCTGCGTCTCCTCTCCCTGCCCCAGTACCGTCTCAGTGATGTCATGAGGGACTCTCTTTCCCATGATCCTCTATTCTCCGTGGCCCCCCTCCTCTCGGAGCTGCACCTCTCCGCCCTGGACCGTCGCCTAGTGACCGTGCTCCAAACCGTGAGCCGTTGCCAGGAGCGACAACGTAGTCGCCATGGAGAAGGCGATGATGATGTCATCTATGATGATGTCACTGATTATAAGACTTTGGTTAAACACGTGACACCTGCAGGGTAG